One segment of Pseudophryne corroboree isolate aPseCor3 chromosome 10, aPseCor3.hap2, whole genome shotgun sequence DNA contains the following:
- the LOC134966989 gene encoding C3a anaphylatoxin chemotactic receptor-like → MSIIWYSLTIFLGTIGNGLVIWIAGFKMKTVSAVWFLNLAFTDFFTCISLPLRISEWALYWDIPYDHFLCKAGITILFINMLSSVYFMTVISIDRLVSIFWPVWTKLHRTPRLATMIAVLVWLLCLLISIPHLVFNHGLDDVTECFPKYQNTKEAKLAKKKKAMFITRNICMFAFPFAIIVISYGLILFNIRVIRKSNRSHRPFRVITAVIVCFFICWFPYNTWPLINIKYQRIDIILTEIFICLAYFSSCINPLLYVFFSRDFKKNFLKSFPAVLEKAFNERSDLNCIDNTGTTSQTLNLDSSSL, encoded by the coding sequence ATGTCCATCATATGGTACAGCTTAACTATATTTTTGGGGACAATTGGGAACGGTTTGGTCATCTGGATTGCCGGCTTCAAGATGAAGACAGTCAGTGCCGTGTGGTTCCTAAACTTGGCTTTTACTGACTTTTTCACATGTATTTCTCTCCCTTTACGTATATCTGAGTGGGCTTTGTATTGGGACATTCCTTATGATCACTTCCTATGTAAGGCTGGTATAACAATTCTCTTCATAAACATGTTGAGCAGTGTCTATTTCATGACCGTCATCAGCATTGATCGACTTGTCTCCATTTTTTGGCCAGTTTGGACCAAATTACACAGAACGCCCAGGTTAGCCACCATGATAGCTGTACTGGTTTGGTTACTGTGTCTACTTATTAGTATCCCTCATCTGGTGTTTAACCATGGGCTAGATGATGTCACTGAGTGTTTTCCTAAATATCAGAATACTAAAGAAGCCAAACTGGCAAAAAAGAAAAAGGCAATGTTTATCACAAGAAATATTTGTATGTTTGCATTCCCATTTGCCATCATTGTAATATCATATGGCCTGATTTTATTTAACATAAGAGTAATTAGGAAATCAAATCGGTCTCACAGACCTTTCCGAGTTATCACTGCAGTCATAGTATGCTTCTTCATCTGCTGGTTTCCATATAACACATGGCcattaataaatataaaatacCAGCGAATTGATATTATCCTTACAGAAATATTCATCTGCTTGGCTTACTTCAGCAGCTGCATCAACCCCTTACTCTATGTTTTCTTTTCCCGTGATTTCAAGAAAAACTTTCTAAAGTCCTTTCCAGCCGTGTTGGAAAAGGCTTTTAATGAACGGTCTGACCTTAATTGTATAGACAACACTGGCACCACATCTCAAACTTTAAATTTGGATTCATCATCTTTATAA